One genomic segment of Alphaproteobacteria bacterium HT1-32 includes these proteins:
- a CDS encoding RNA-binding protein, with product MGYASPEFDQLTPERRCIATGKTAPRDDLIRFVVGPEGGIVPDVDGRLPGRGIWLCPDRSSLRIAMKKNMFARSARRRVDVPDNLDNMVEKLLVSRCISIIGLARRANRAVGGFAKVKIKLDGGIQGVLLTASGAPAGGRRKLNRSRIAAEIDLLDDAEIGMAFGRDGLVHAFIERSTFADRLVLTSRKLAGFRENGAIDAPEGSDR from the coding sequence ATGGGATACGCTTCCCCCGAGTTCGACCAACTGACGCCCGAGCGAAGATGCATCGCGACGGGTAAAACAGCGCCCCGTGACGATCTGATCAGATTCGTCGTCGGGCCTGAAGGGGGAATTGTGCCAGATGTTGACGGCCGCTTGCCCGGTCGTGGTATCTGGCTTTGCCCGGACCGCAGCAGTCTGCGGATCGCCATGAAGAAGAACATGTTCGCGCGCAGCGCCCGTCGCCGGGTTGATGTGCCGGACAATCTCGACAATATGGTCGAGAAACTGCTGGTCTCCAGATGCATCAGCATCATCGGACTGGCGCGCCGGGCCAATCGTGCCGTCGGCGGATTTGCCAAGGTGAAGATAAAGCTGGATGGCGGCATACAAGGTGTGTTGCTGACCGCCAGCGGCGCTCCCGCCGGTGGCAGGCGGAAACTCAACCGTAGCCGTATCGCCGCAGAAATCGATCTGCTGGATGATGCGGAAATTGGCATGGCATTTGGTCGTGACGGCCTGGTTCATGCCTTTATCGAACGCAGCACCTTTGCCGACCGGCTGGTGCTGACATCGCGCAAGCTTGCAGGATTCAGAGAGAACGGGGCAATCGATGCCCCTGAAGGAAGCGACAGGTAA